In the genome of Flavobacterium panacagri, one region contains:
- a CDS encoding glycoside hydrolase family 2 TIM barrel-domain containing protein, with product MNNNIKPMFTSKSKYNNPFSRLRFLTYTFYILLFTSYGINAQSVTGEPAGIPELHKKYEFAPWEDPTITSINRQPSRATSYSYTSVEDALKGDRTKSRIQMLNGDWDFKYAVNLKEASKDFYKNTVSGWDKIEVPSNWEMKGYDNPIYKSAVYPFRPINPPYIPKDYNGVGSYQRSFTVPENWKDMTVTLHFGAVSSGFEVWLNGEFLGYGEDSFSPSEFDITPYLKAGENVVSVRVIRWTDGSYLEDQDHWRMSGIQREVFIMAEPKLRIQDFFVQTKLDKQYTDAIFKLRPKVENLTGAKIKDYIMNVQLYDANNTAMFKEPLQRPVIDLINESYPRLDNVRFGFFQETIKNPKKWSSEEPNLYTMVISIKDKNGNVTEAKSCKIGFRSIEFSKENGKMLINGKETYVYGVNRHDHHPTRGKAVTREDIKQDITTIKKFNFNFIRTSHYPNDPYFYELCDQYGIMVMDEANQETHGIGGKLSNDPLWTNAYMERMIRMVERDKNHPSVVMWSLGNEGGKGPNHAAMSGWVHDFDITRPVHYEPAQGNAKLDGYIDPLDPGYPKTIDHAYRFENPQDDSYVDMVSRFYPGVFTPKFLVDQKKDTRPIIFVEYSHAMGNSVGNLKELWDEFRSLPRVIGGCIWEFKDQGIVKFDSRSGQNYFAHGGDFGEKYHDGNFNTKGIVDSNGKPKGSIFENKWVYQPAISTLNGNQLEIKNRQAVKSLEVYIPVLKVLENGNVIKTQILKPFKVEAGQSTTLDVSPYLPKMKADAEYILNIEFQLSKDELWASKGYAVAEDQFILKKKEAVSPESKKETLNVSESDSDFKIKGKAFDITIGKTNGALSSYIFNGEEQVFASLLPNFVRPLTDNDKRGWKSQKLLKQWYKAKPKLVNISIDKSASEIKITSDYEVIKDSASVKVIYSILPNGLIKVDYSLKASNKLPNIPKIGMQMGVQRKFDQISWYGKGELENYSDRSFGSFVGKYSLPINDFIEHYPKPQENGNRCDVRWMALSTLQKNNGFLVVNDTKVLSMSAWPYTQENLSSSGHTYDLKDPGFLTLNIDLIQMGVGGNDSWTIVAQPLEQYQIKSGNYEYSFYLTPFSGSKNELENSLKKFKY from the coding sequence ATGAACAATAATATAAAACCAATGTTTACATCAAAATCAAAATACAATAATCCATTTTCCAGATTACGATTTTTGACGTATACATTTTACATTTTACTATTCACATCTTACGGAATAAACGCCCAATCCGTAACGGGAGAACCAGCGGGAATTCCAGAACTTCACAAAAAATACGAATTTGCTCCGTGGGAAGATCCAACAATTACAAGCATCAACAGACAGCCATCAAGAGCAACTTCATATTCATACACTTCTGTTGAAGACGCACTAAAAGGCGACAGAACTAAAAGCCGAATCCAAATGCTAAACGGCGATTGGGATTTTAAATATGCAGTAAATCTAAAAGAAGCATCAAAAGATTTCTATAAAAATACTGTTTCAGGCTGGGATAAAATCGAAGTGCCTTCAAACTGGGAAATGAAAGGGTACGATAATCCAATTTACAAAAGTGCAGTTTATCCATTTCGACCAATAAATCCGCCTTATATTCCTAAAGATTATAATGGAGTTGGTTCTTACCAACGCAGTTTTACTGTTCCGGAAAATTGGAAAGATATGACTGTGACTTTACATTTTGGAGCCGTAAGTTCAGGTTTTGAAGTTTGGTTAAACGGAGAATTTTTAGGGTATGGCGAAGACAGTTTTTCACCATCAGAATTTGATATTACACCTTATTTAAAAGCAGGAGAAAATGTAGTTTCGGTTCGTGTAATTCGTTGGACAGATGGTTCTTATTTAGAAGATCAGGATCACTGGCGTATGAGCGGAATCCAGCGTGAAGTTTTCATTATGGCCGAGCCAAAATTGCGTATTCAGGATTTCTTTGTTCAAACCAAATTAGATAAACAATATACAGACGCGATTTTTAAACTTCGTCCGAAAGTGGAGAATTTGACAGGAGCAAAAATCAAAGATTATATCATGAATGTTCAGTTGTACGATGCCAATAATACGGCAATGTTCAAAGAACCGCTTCAAAGACCTGTAATTGATTTAATAAACGAAAGTTATCCTCGTTTGGATAATGTCCGCTTTGGATTCTTTCAAGAAACCATAAAAAATCCAAAAAAATGGAGTTCAGAAGAGCCGAATTTATATACGATGGTCATTTCCATAAAAGATAAAAACGGCAATGTTACGGAAGCGAAAAGCTGTAAAATAGGTTTCCGTTCGATTGAATTTTCGAAAGAGAATGGCAAAATGCTCATTAACGGAAAAGAAACCTATGTGTATGGCGTAAACCGTCACGATCATCATCCGACAAGAGGAAAAGCGGTTACTAGAGAAGATATCAAGCAAGATATTACTACTATTAAAAAGTTCAATTTCAACTTTATACGTACAAGCCATTATCCAAACGATCCATATTTCTACGAATTATGCGATCAATACGGAATCATGGTTATGGATGAAGCCAATCAGGAAACACACGGAATTGGAGGGAAATTAAGCAATGATCCACTTTGGACAAATGCTTATATGGAAAGAATGATTCGAATGGTCGAAAGAGATAAAAACCATCCATCGGTTGTAATGTGGAGTTTAGGAAACGAAGGCGGAAAAGGCCCAAATCATGCTGCAATGTCGGGCTGGGTTCACGATTTCGATATTACACGTCCAGTTCATTACGAACCAGCGCAGGGAAATGCCAAATTAGACGGATATATTGATCCGCTTGATCCAGGATATCCAAAAACAATCGATCATGCTTATCGTTTCGAAAACCCGCAGGATGATTCGTATGTCGATATGGTAAGCCGTTTTTATCCGGGCGTTTTCACACCTAAATTTTTAGTAGATCAAAAGAAAGATACTCGTCCAATTATTTTCGTTGAATATTCTCATGCTATGGGAAATTCAGTTGGAAATTTAAAAGAATTATGGGATGAATTTCGTTCACTTCCACGAGTTATTGGAGGTTGTATATGGGAATTTAAGGATCAGGGAATCGTAAAATTTGATTCCAGATCAGGTCAGAATTATTTTGCTCACGGAGGAGATTTTGGCGAAAAATACCACGACGGTAACTTCAATACCAAAGGAATTGTAGATTCTAACGGAAAACCAAAAGGTTCTATTTTTGAGAATAAATGGGTGTATCAGCCAGCGATTTCGACTTTAAACGGAAATCAGTTAGAAATCAAAAATCGTCAGGCCGTTAAATCTTTAGAAGTTTATATTCCGGTTTTAAAAGTGTTGGAAAATGGAAACGTAATCAAAACTCAGATTTTAAAACCATTTAAAGTAGAAGCAGGACAATCAACAACTTTAGATGTGAGTCCGTATCTTCCAAAAATGAAAGCCGATGCCGAATATATTTTAAATATAGAATTCCAGCTTTCAAAAGATGAATTATGGGCTTCAAAAGGTTACGCTGTAGCGGAAGATCAGTTCATATTAAAAAAGAAAGAAGCTGTTTCTCCAGAATCTAAAAAAGAAACGCTGAACGTTTCTGAATCAGATTCAGATTTCAAAATCAAAGGAAAAGCTTTTGATATTACAATTGGAAAAACAAACGGAGCTTTAAGTTCTTATATTTTTAACGGAGAAGAACAAGTTTTTGCATCGCTTTTACCAAATTTCGTAAGACCGCTTACAGACAACGACAAACGCGGATGGAAATCGCAAAAGTTGTTGAAACAATGGTATAAAGCAAAACCAAAATTGGTCAACATTTCAATTGATAAATCAGCTTCAGAAATCAAAATTACAAGCGATTACGAAGTCATAAAAGACAGCGCAAGTGTAAAAGTAATCTACAGCATTTTACCAAACGGATTAATAAAAGTTGATTACAGTTTAAAAGCTTCAAACAAACTGCCAAACATTCCAAAAATCGGAATGCAGATGGGAGTTCAGAGAAAATTCGATCAGATTTCGTGGTATGGAAAAGGGGAACTGGAAAACTACAGCGACAGAAGTTTCGGTTCGTTTGTTGGGAAATATTCGCTTCCAATAAATGATTTTATCGAACATTATCCAAAACCACAGGAAAACGGAAACCGATGTGATGTAAGATGGATGGCATTAAGCACTCTGCAGAAAAACAACGGATTTTTAGTAGTAAATGATACTAAAGTCTTAAGCATGAGCGCCTGGCCATATACACAAGAAAACTTGAGTTCATCTGGTCATACATACGATTTGAAAGATCCAGGATTCCTGACTTTAAACATCGATTTAATCCAAATGGGAGTAGGAGGAAATGATAGCTGGACGATTGTAGCTCAGCCATTGGAACAATATCAGATTAAGTCTGGAAATTATGAGTACAGTTTTTATTTGACGCCTTTCAGTGGTTCAAAAAATGAATTGGAAAATAGTTTGAAGAAATTTAAATATTAG
- a CDS encoding glycosyl hydrolase, with amino-acid sequence MFKKKYLFFILLLASFVSAQEIHKKESFQPTLESSRPWVYWYWMKSAYSKPGITADLEAMKQAGIAGAYLMTIKGPANPPLIDPPVLQLTPEFWDMIQWAFKEADRLGLKLAFHGADGFAVAGGPWITPEMSMQKVVWSTTEILGGKKVGLKLPVSAHYKEYYKDIATFAIPIKEYQITSQMQLPKVTTSNNTDASFLADPKKDENFKFADAGWIQYEFAQPFTCKSIVIETKGRDFQAQRLIVEVSDDGVNFRFHERMIVPRHGWQDMDFPNTHTITPITAKYFRFVYDPKGTEPGAEDLDFAKWKQNLKVSKITLSNQSLINNYEGKSGAIWRLTPQTTEKEIPNSDAFKKSEIINISNFVDAGGNLNWKAPKGKWKIIRMGHTSTGHENATGGAGKGLEVDKFNPELIRFQLDHWFGEAVRSAGPELASKVLEILHFDSWECGSQNWSSVFQVEFKKRRGYDIIEYLPVMAGIPVESTDFSEKFLYDVRKTIADLVADNFYGTVAQIAKENNIKLSAENVAPVVTSDALLHYKFVDYPSGEFWLKSPTHDKPFDMVDAISGGHIYGKDIIQAESFTALRMDWDEHPGNLKTTADRNYALGINRLFYHVFVHNPWTDRKPGMTLDDIGTFFQRDQTWWKPGKAWFDYCQRVQFQLQKGKPVIDLAVFIGEDFPSRSFVPDRLVPFIPNVFGKERLESEKIRLENEGQPTAKMPKEVTYSKNITDLSQWINPLNGYQYDSFNADVLINRAKVVNGKISFEGGIEYGALFFPGSHKMAPNKILSLASAEKILKLLKDGATIFVDEKPNFQPGIQSEADQKKWQDIIDEIWNNANSSTWKIGKGTVVKLPYLGNDFASIGITQDIYFPNLKRSEAETLAWAHRKSETEDIYFISNQKAEKRSFEASFRISGKVAEWYNPVTNQTSALANWKIENGRTIVSIALDANESGFVIFKGGTKEVVAHGKSSELEKVQTLDENWELQFDPEFKGPKEVVKTNKLFDWSTSENDQIKYYSGTVVYKKEFVWKGKDSNKIWLDLGEISNIAEIKINGKDCGTLWTFPFKTDISKALQKGKNSIEIKITNTWANRLIGDQKLPKEERLTWTTAPFRLEGEPLLKAGLFGPVSIVKEK; translated from the coding sequence ATGTTTAAAAAAAAATACCTCTTTTTTATCCTCCTTTTAGCAAGTTTCGTCTCTGCACAGGAAATCCATAAAAAAGAATCTTTTCAGCCAACATTAGAATCCTCAAGACCTTGGGTGTATTGGTATTGGATGAAATCGGCGTATTCTAAACCCGGAATTACAGCCGATTTAGAAGCGATGAAACAAGCAGGAATTGCGGGAGCTTATTTAATGACCATTAAAGGCCCAGCAAACCCACCTTTGATAGATCCGCCAGTTTTACAGTTGACGCCTGAATTTTGGGATATGATTCAGTGGGCTTTTAAAGAAGCTGATCGTTTAGGTTTGAAACTGGCTTTTCACGGAGCCGATGGATTTGCCGTTGCAGGCGGGCCGTGGATTACGCCAGAAATGTCGATGCAAAAAGTAGTCTGGTCAACAACTGAAATTTTAGGTGGAAAAAAAGTGGGTTTAAAACTACCAGTTTCAGCACATTACAAAGAATATTATAAAGACATTGCCACTTTTGCTATTCCGATAAAAGAATACCAAATTACTTCGCAGATGCAACTGCCAAAAGTTACCACATCAAACAATACCGATGCATCGTTTTTGGCTGATCCTAAGAAAGACGAGAATTTCAAGTTTGCCGATGCAGGTTGGATTCAGTACGAATTTGCACAGCCTTTTACCTGTAAATCTATTGTTATTGAAACAAAAGGAAGAGATTTTCAGGCACAGCGTCTGATTGTAGAAGTGAGTGATGATGGAGTCAATTTTAGATTTCACGAAAGAATGATTGTACCGCGTCACGGTTGGCAGGATATGGATTTCCCCAATACACATACGATTACACCAATTACAGCAAAATATTTCAGATTTGTGTATGATCCAAAAGGAACAGAACCGGGGGCTGAAGATTTGGATTTTGCTAAGTGGAAACAGAATTTGAAAGTGAGTAAAATTACCCTTTCGAATCAATCACTGATTAATAATTACGAAGGAAAATCGGGAGCAATATGGCGTTTGACTCCGCAGACTACAGAAAAAGAGATTCCAAATTCTGATGCATTCAAAAAATCAGAAATCATCAATATTTCCAATTTTGTTGATGCGGGAGGAAATCTGAACTGGAAAGCACCAAAAGGAAAATGGAAAATCATCCGAATGGGACATACTTCGACTGGACATGAAAATGCAACTGGTGGAGCAGGAAAAGGGTTGGAAGTAGACAAATTTAACCCAGAATTAATTCGTTTTCAGTTAGATCATTGGTTCGGAGAAGCCGTTCGTTCTGCTGGGCCAGAATTGGCTTCGAAAGTGCTGGAAATCCTTCATTTTGACAGCTGGGAGTGCGGAAGCCAAAACTGGTCTTCGGTTTTTCAAGTTGAATTTAAAAAGAGACGTGGTTACGATATTATAGAATATCTGCCTGTTATGGCTGGAATTCCAGTAGAAAGTACGGATTTTTCAGAGAAATTTTTATACGATGTCCGCAAAACTATTGCCGATTTAGTTGCCGATAATTTCTACGGAACTGTAGCGCAAATCGCCAAAGAAAACAATATAAAATTAAGTGCAGAAAATGTAGCGCCAGTTGTAACCAGCGATGCCTTGCTTCACTATAAATTTGTCGATTATCCAAGTGGAGAATTTTGGCTGAAAAGCCCAACCCACGATAAACCTTTTGACATGGTTGATGCCATTTCGGGCGGGCATATTTACGGAAAAGATATTATTCAGGCAGAATCTTTTACAGCTCTGCGAATGGATTGGGACGAACATCCCGGAAATCTAAAAACAACGGCAGACCGGAATTATGCTTTAGGAATTAACCGTTTATTCTATCACGTTTTTGTCCATAATCCGTGGACGGATAGAAAACCCGGAATGACTTTAGACGATATCGGAACTTTTTTTCAAAGAGACCAAACTTGGTGGAAACCCGGAAAAGCGTGGTTTGATTATTGTCAAAGAGTACAGTTTCAATTGCAAAAAGGAAAACCTGTAATTGATCTGGCAGTTTTTATTGGCGAAGATTTTCCTTCCCGTTCTTTTGTTCCAGATCGTTTGGTTCCTTTTATTCCGAATGTTTTCGGAAAAGAAAGATTGGAAAGCGAGAAAATCCGTTTAGAAAATGAAGGTCAGCCAACGGCAAAAATGCCAAAAGAAGTCACCTATTCTAAAAACATAACCGATTTATCACAATGGATTAACCCGCTAAATGGCTATCAATATGATTCTTTCAATGCCGATGTTTTAATCAATCGTGCGAAAGTGGTAAACGGAAAAATTTCATTTGAAGGCGGAATAGAATATGGCGCTTTATTCTTTCCGGGAAGTCATAAAATGGCACCAAATAAGATTTTATCTTTGGCTTCTGCCGAAAAAATACTGAAATTGCTAAAAGACGGAGCAACCATTTTTGTGGATGAAAAACCTAACTTTCAGCCGGGAATTCAATCAGAAGCCGATCAAAAGAAATGGCAGGATATAATTGATGAAATTTGGAATAATGCCAATTCATCAACATGGAAAATAGGAAAAGGAACGGTTGTTAAATTGCCGTATTTAGGAAATGATTTTGCTTCCATCGGAATTACTCAGGATATTTATTTTCCTAATTTAAAGCGTTCTGAAGCCGAAACATTGGCTTGGGCGCATCGTAAATCGGAGACGGAAGATATTTATTTCATTTCCAATCAAAAAGCAGAAAAACGTTCTTTCGAGGCGTCCTTTAGAATTTCAGGAAAAGTAGCAGAATGGTACAATCCAGTAACAAATCAAACTTCTGCTTTAGCCAATTGGAAAATAGAAAATGGAAGAACAATTGTTTCGATAGCTTTAGACGCCAACGAATCTGGTTTTGTGATTTTTAAAGGAGGAACGAAAGAAGTTGTAGCACACGGAAAATCTTCTGAATTGGAGAAAGTTCAGACTTTAGATGAAAACTGGGAATTGCAGTTTGATCCTGAATTTAAAGGCCCAAAAGAGGTTGTAAAAACAAACAAACTTTTTGATTGGAGTACTTCTGAAAATGACCAAATTAAGTATTATTCGGGAACTGTAGTTTATAAAAAAGAGTTTGTCTGGAAAGGAAAAGATTCCAATAAAATCTGGCTGGATTTAGGTGAAATCTCAAATATTGCTGAAATCAAAATCAACGGAAAAGATTGCGGAACACTCTGGACTTTCCCTTTCAAAACAGATATTTCAAAAGCTTTACAAAAAGGAAAAAATTCAATAGAAATAAAAATCACAAATACTTGGGCAAATAGATTAATTGGCGATCAAAAATTGCCAAAAGAAGAAAGATTAACATGGACAACAGCACCATTTAGATTAGAAGGAGAACCTTTGTTAAAAGCGGGATTATTTGGGCCAGTTAGTATTGTAAAAGAAAAATAA
- a CDS encoding glycosylase, which translates to MKIKYLILTISALAITSCATKYKKREITESVMQEIYEEIKTPYKYGLVMVPTDNSYKMDCPSVFRKDGKWYMTYLIYDGRGYETWLAESDNLLDWQYLGKVMSFSENEKHWDVNQKAGYISLQDLTWGGSYEWQKYDDKYWMSYFGGDSKGYEAGVLSIGMAYTKEAPTKPHEFQRLENPVLTPKDKDARWWDNSTMYKNSVIRDKDKVTGHNFIMYYNARGDSINPAKGAERIAMAVSNDMKTWKRYGDKPLINHHKGISGDAYIQRINDTWVMFYFGAFWTGWDQGAFNRFAVSNDLVNWTDWKGDDLVKSSEPYDDMFAHKSFVVKHDGVVYHFYCAVNKAEQRGIAIATSKDLGKSKLNFVAPPEKKKKK; encoded by the coding sequence ATGAAAATTAAATACCTAATCTTAACCATTTCAGCGCTTGCTATAACCAGTTGTGCAACCAAATACAAGAAAAGAGAAATTACCGAAAGCGTAATGCAGGAGATTTACGAAGAAATCAAAACGCCTTACAAATACGGTTTGGTAATGGTTCCTACCGACAACTCATACAAAATGGATTGTCCGAGTGTATTTAGAAAAGATGGAAAATGGTATATGACGTATTTAATTTACGACGGAAGAGGTTATGAAACTTGGTTAGCAGAAAGCGACAATCTATTAGATTGGCAATATTTAGGAAAAGTAATGTCATTCTCAGAAAATGAAAAACATTGGGATGTCAACCAAAAAGCAGGATATATTTCGTTGCAAGATCTAACTTGGGGCGGAAGCTACGAATGGCAAAAATATGATGACAAATATTGGATGAGTTATTTTGGCGGTGACAGTAAAGGTTACGAAGCAGGCGTTTTATCAATCGGAATGGCCTACACTAAAGAAGCACCAACAAAACCACACGAATTCCAAAGATTAGAAAATCCGGTTTTAACACCAAAAGACAAAGACGCCAGATGGTGGGATAATAGTACGATGTACAAAAACAGTGTGATTCGGGATAAAGATAAAGTGACAGGACACAATTTTATCATGTATTACAATGCCAGAGGCGATAGTATCAATCCTGCTAAAGGTGCTGAGCGTATTGCTATGGCAGTATCAAATGATATGAAAACTTGGAAACGTTATGGCGATAAACCTTTAATCAATCATCATAAAGGAATTTCGGGAGATGCTTATATTCAGCGTATTAATGATACTTGGGTAATGTTTTATTTTGGAGCCTTTTGGACAGGCTGGGATCAAGGTGCATTTAACCGTTTTGCCGTTTCGAATGATTTAGTAAACTGGACCGACTGGAAAGGAGACGATTTAGTTAAATCTTCTGAACCTTATGATGATATGTTTGCGCATAAGTCATTTGTTGTAAAACATGATGGCGTTGTTTATCATTTTTATTGTGCCGTTAACAAAGCAGAACAAAGAGGAATTGCAATCGCAACATCTAAAGATTTAGGAAAAAGCAAATTGAATTTTGTAGCTCCGCCGGAGAAAAAGAAGAAGAAATAG